The window ATACATGAGTTGAGAATGACAATGGATTTCTTCAGAGATGAGAAACCGGGAGAGAGGAGCAGGCTAAGTTATTTGCTAGCTGACTTTGCTGAGATGGCTCAAGTTTCAGCGGATTTCATGGACACAAATATTAATGAGTACTTTTTCGAAGATGAGATCACCGAAGTCTTAGATTGGCTGAGGAAGACAAAAAAGCGGATGATGGAGTTTGGAGCCGGTGAGGGCGTGAGTACACTACCACAAAGTGTTGGAGGCGAAGGTGTCGTGGTGGGCTTGGAGAAAGATTTGCAGAAGCTTATTGGTAAAGTAATTCTTAAAGACGACTCGGGCCTTGTTACTTCGTGTGTTAAAGGCATGACTGGTGTTGGTAAGACAACTCTTGCCAGACAAGTATACAACCATGTGGCCGTCGTTGAAAAATTCAAGCATCGGGCGTGGGTAACCATTTCGAATAACATGAGTCTACATGAGGTGCTTGTGGAACTTATACAGCAATTGGTGGGACTTGATGGAGATTCGTTGTTGCGGGAGGAAATGGACAACCGGAGTCTTCAACGCTTGCTTCATCAGAACTTGGAAGCAATGACATATTTCATAGTTCTCGACAACGTGCTGCAAGAAATGCGCATGGATTCCATCTTCCATGGCCTTCCGAACAAAGGTATGTTCGTCTTTGATAGATATTGTCTTTCGAATGAGGTCCTATTAGGCTGCTAAATAGCTTAATTTGCTAACTTGTCAACAAGGTGACattcaacacaaagacatccatatatgtactccctccttcccatagaaataggccaTTTAGAGttggcacagattttaatgtataattggtaaagtaagagaaatagagaaaaagtagttgaaattgtgtagtgggTGGTGggaccataaatgataaagtaaaagattaTACTCATGAGATGAAAGCTTTGGATTCTGATAAGAGCTGGCAATTGTTTTTGAAaacaattgataaatttacaaGTGAAAAGAACAAATTCTCAAAGGATTTGGAGAGGAAGGGCAAAGAGATGTTGAAAAAATGTTGGGGTTTGCCGATGGCAATAATAGATGTTGCAAGGCAGAAAGCAAAACAAAGACTTTCGGGGATTGAATGGGAAGAACtttttgattcaattgatttgagTGAATCATTAAAGAAATTGGAACCGATGTATGATGAATTGGATGAAGACTCTCAAGGCATGTTTCTTGCATATGTCCTTTTTCaaggaaaatgcaataatgagagaagaaaagttGGAACAGATTTGGACTGCAAGTGGACAAGATGCTCGATATGGAAGATTTTGGGGTGAAGACTTTATCAGAATCTATTGGCACATTGATTGAGTTAAGGTATTTGGGATTGAGAAACAACTACATACAAAAGATCCCACCATCGTTGGGGGGCTTGACAAAGCTTGAGGTTCTCGATTTAGCTCAAAACTTTGCTATGGAGGTGTCAGATATTATATGCAAAATGGATAGCCTTCGTCATCTCTACATGTCTGATGTGATTTATCAGATGCCTTTGAGAGTAGATGCCCTAAAGAATCTTAATACCCTAACCTACATCTcgatttatgaatttatttgtaCTTTCTTCTatctttttacctttttttcacCTGCATTTAAATTAGATCAAGTCGTTGTTTTTCTTATTCGAATGCTGGCAATTTATCAATTCActagatgaatattttaaattttatttatgaaatgtgtaattttaatataaaggAATGAGTGATCATTTCTTAAGTAAAATGCCTTCATGTcagaaattatgaaaaataacaaaattgtCCAAGTATATGcaattatgttaatttatctctactcttataaaatcttttttttaacaaaatttgatcacTAGTCTAtcatgtttctattttatattttatgcttaaatttaaataaaagtatgatATATACCCCAACTATAATTCTGAAACTGCACTAATTGGCTATTTCAAAATTGTGAAAGAGCTACTAAAGCAATAGCATCAGTTAGCCAACTCAATTTTCAAACGATATTAATTCACCAAAAACtcataattgaattaaaaaaatcaaattcattgTATGATACACAAATCAATTATAATCAACACTTAATGGATATGGCTAGCATCAAGTTCATAAATAGATTCCTCTTGAAAAAACATGTGAAAAGGGAGACAAGCAGAAGCAGccatcataataaattaatacgtAGTATTTGGTTTAGCATCCACGTCTATACGATATATAAAAGAAGAGCGTAGTATTT is drawn from Salvia hispanica cultivar TCC Black 2014 chromosome 6, UniMelb_Shisp_WGS_1.0, whole genome shotgun sequence and contains these coding sequences:
- the LOC125195547 gene encoding disease resistance protein RPP8-like, which gives rise to MYQSERLHTLNRRLQREEAIIAKKVFEIICFRKLGAIQKLDTFLAEAPSIDTDDEPMLKEVIHELRMTMDFFRDEKPGERSRLSYLLADFAEMAQVSADFMDTNINEYFFEDEITEVLDWLRKTKKRMMEFGAGEGVSTLPQSVGGEGVVVGLEKDLQKLIGKVILKDDSGLVTSCVKGMTGVGKTTLARQVYNHVAVVEKFKHRAWVTISNNMSLHEVLVELIQQLVGLDGDSLLREEMDNRSLQRLLHQNLEAMTYFIVLDNVLQEMRMDSIFHGLPNKALDSDKSWQLFLKTIDKFTSEKNKFSKDLERKGKEMLKKCWGLPMAIIDVARQKAKQRLSGIEWEELFDSIDLSESLKKLEPMYDELDEDSQGMFLAYVLFQGKCNNERRKVGTDLDCKWTRCSIWKILG